One Salvia splendens isolate huo1 chromosome 1, SspV2, whole genome shotgun sequence genomic window, tAATCAAAAAGACAAGGGGATAAGCCACATCCCTCTTTGTTTCAACAAGTTTCATTGAAAGAGAACTAATATCTTGCAAATTCTGAAAGTCATTATCTCTTTTCATATCTTCCATGAATATATCAAGTTGACACTCAAGAGTCCTCAAATCAATGCTTGAAAGATCGGAAGGATAAAAAGTTGCAAGTTTGAGTACACTTTCTTTGTCAAAAGAAGAAAAGCCATCTCTAGGATTGAAGCAAGCCATGCATCTGATCAACTCCATATTGACTTCATCAAATCGATTATCAAATTCTTGAAGTAATAAATCAATTATCTCTATAAACACATCAATTCGAAAATGATGACGATATGTAACTTGTTGAACAAAACGTTTTGATCTTCCATGAGGCATATAACAGGCTTCTAAATCTGGAACAACAATGCCATGATTATTGCAAAATGAGATTACCTTGTTTAAGTGAATCTCTCATCCGTTCTCCCTCATTTTCTGTAGTTGACATTTGGTTAAAGAGACAAGCCTCATAGCATTATTAATATCTTGATCCCTTCTTTGCAAAGCAAGACACAAATTGTTAGTATACCCAAATATAGTAGTCATTAGTAGTGCCATAAAAACAAAGTGAAATGACTCCATTGAGTAAAAAATGCCCTGAGCTTTGCACTTATCCTCCGATTTAGAGCCATCCTTCCCAATAATCATAAGAACCTTAAAAATTGTAGAAAATAGGTCCATAACATTCAAAAGAGTTTTGTAGTGAGAACTCCAACGAGTGTCTCCGGGCTTCTTCAAACCAAGTTCTTGATTTAACCCAAACCCTGTTTCAAGTTCGTCAACTTCCAACGCTTGAGCAAGTTTTTGTGCTTGAATTTCGTGAATCAATTCCCTTCTCTTGCAAGAAACTCCAACAACATTCAACAACATTGCAACCGTATCAAAAAGCCAAGCACATTCATCGTTCTTTTTGGCAATGGCTACTAGAGTCAGTTGAAGTTGGTGGGCGAAGCAGTGGATGTAGTAAGCACTTGGAGTATCTTCCATAATCAAAGTCTTCAGTCCGTGTATCTCACCCTTCATGTTACTAGCCCCATCATATCCTTGTCCTCGAATCTTAGATGGACTCAATGAATGTTCCATAAACAATGATATAATTGCACTTCTAAGAGACAAAGCTGTGGTATCACCAACATGATCAAGACCAATGAATCGTTCCACTACTAGTCCCGTTTTTCTTTGAACATAGCGTAGGCAAAGAGATAATTGTTCCTTTTGGGACACATCATTTGATTCATCGGCTAATATAGCAAAATAGTCAACACCTAGTTCATCCACAATTTGCTTAGTTGTTTCTTTAGCACAACAATTGATAATATCCTTTTGAATAGTTGGAGATATCAATTGACAATTTTCGGGAGCATTTTCCAAAGTCACCTTTGAAACAACTTCATTGTGTGTCCTTAACCATTTCAGAAGTTTAAGGAAATTTCCTCTGTTAAGGGATTCACTATTTTCTCTATGTCCACGAAAGCCCAAACCTTGTCGCAGTAGATAACGCAAACATGAAATTGAAGCCTTCAAACAAATGTCAAACTCTCTTATAGTCACCTCGGTGGCAttatctagagaaacaagaaTAGACTTTTTTTTGCCGTC contains:
- the LOC121781625 gene encoding zinc finger MYM-type protein 1-like, yielding MKYPPNERDAVRRAYILKKPCQPRSHKFPRKNIGGSRRFMPYWGDALVNKGFKSWNKPDRFLKHIGGVKSAHNLAYEKYVNLRDGKKKSILVSLDNATEVTIREFDICLKASISCLRYLLRQGLGFRGHRENSESLNRGNFLKLLKWLRTHNEVVSKVTLENAPENCQLISPTIQKDIINCCAKETTKQIVDELGVDYFAILADESNDVSQKEQLSLCLRYVQRKTGLVVERFIGLDHVGDTTALSLRSAIISLFMEHSLSPSKIRGQGYDGASNMKGEIHGLKTLIMEDTPSAYYIHCFAHQLQLTLVAIAKKNDECAWLFDTVAMLLNVVGVSCKRRELIHEIQAQKLAQALEVDELETGFGLNQELGLKKPGDTRWSSHYKTLLNVMDLFSTIFKVLMIIGKDGSKSEDKCKAQDLEACYMPHGRSKRFVQQVTYRHHFRIDVFIEIIDLLLQEFDNRFDEVNMELIRCMACFNPRDGFSSFDKESVLKLATFYPSDLSSIDLRTLECQLDIFMEDMKRDNDFQNLQDISSLSMKLVETKRDVAYPLVFLIIKLILILPVATASVERVFSGMTFVKNKLRNRIGDQPLNDCLVTFIEKEMFLQVSDDDIVHRFEEMKTRRKIN